CGCGTCGTGTCGGGCCTGGCCGGGCTCGTGGTGCTGAAGTCGACCGGGTCCGAGTTCTGGGGCTTCGCGCGGGACCGCTACACGACGCTCCCCGAGACCGACGACCGGATCCTGGCCACGGAGGTCACCGCCCGGTGGCGCCTCGTCGGCGTCGAGCACGATTACGGGAAGCTGTTCGCCAGCATTCGGACGATCCTGCTCGAGACGTTCGCGTCCGTGCACAGCCTGGCGCTGCAGCAGACGCTGTACAAGATGGGCGAGGAGGTGCTGACCGCGCACCCCGAGGTCGCCGAGATCCGGATGTCGATGCCGAACAAGCACCACTTCCTCGTCGACCTGGCGCCCTACGGCCTCGACAACCCGAACACGGTCTTCTACGCCGCCGACCGGCCGTACGGGAAGATCGAGGGCACCGTCCTGCGCGACGACGCCCCTGACGCCGGGCCCGCCTGGGAGAGCACCCCCGGCTTCTGCTGACCGGCTGGCGCCATCGGTGCCTGCCTGTTCGGTCGACCTATTCGGTCGACCAGCCGCCACGGTCCGGCCGCGCGCGGCGGGGGAACAGGGTGACCACGTCGCCGGGGGCGAGGCCCAGCCTGCTGGCCGCGTCGCCGTCGCGGACGGCGAACGCGGCCATCCCCGCCGAGTCGACGTACAGCACCAGCTCACCCGGCTCGACCGAGCCGAACGTCACCCCGACCGGCAGCACCAGCGGCGCGTTCTGGGTCGCCAGGCCGCGAACCTCGGCCCGCTGGCCGGGCACCAGGCCGACGTGGGCCAGCAGGTCACCGGTCGCGGCGAGCTGGACGTTGCCGAACCGGTCGACGAGCACGACCTCGGCCTCGAGTTTCGCCTCGGCCCGGTCCGCCCGGGTCTCCGGCTCGCTCACCCGCGCCAGCACCGGCGGCAGCCGGACGATCTCCGCCGGGGAGACCGGTTGCCCCAGCGCCGCCGGGGGTGTGCCGGTAGCGAGCTCGGCCGCCGCCGGCGCGAACACGTCCCGGCCGTGGAACGTCGCCGGCACCCCCGGCCGGGCGGCCAGCGCCACCGCCGCGGTGACTCCGCCGAGCACCGCCGCGGCCGGCGCCAGCAGCCCGTTATCGGGCCCGACGAGCATCCCGCCCGGCGTGACCAGCACGACGCCTCGCCGGCTGGTGCCGACACCCGGATCGACGACCGCGAGGTGGACGTTGACCGGCAGGTAGCGCACCGTCTGGGCGAGCACGGCCGCGCCCCGCCGGACGTCGCCGGGGTCGATCAGGTGGGTGATGTCGAGCGCGCTCACGCCGCGACGCAGCAGCACGCCGTGGCAGGCGGCGACGAACCCGTCGGCGAGCCCGTAGTCGGTCAGGAAGCTCACATGCGGCACAGGACCCATGCTCCCTCCCCGCCGGCCGCCGCTCGTCGCGGCCGCGCCGTTTTCCGGTGACCGCGTGGGAGCCGGCTAGATGGCGCCGTCGGCGCGCAGGTCCGCGAGCTGGTCGGGGGTGTAGCCCAGCTCGGCGAGGATCTTCTCGGTGTGCTCGCCGAGGGCGGGGATCGGCTCGAGCCGGGGTGGGGCGCCCGGGAACTCGACGACCGGGCGCAGCTGGCGCACCAGGCCGACGGGCGAGTCGATGTCCACCCAACGGTCGCGGGCGGCCAGCTGAGGGTGGGCGAGAACGTCGGCCATCTCGTTGACCCGGCCGTAGGCGATCCCGGCCGCGTCCAGGCCCGCCGTCACCGCCGCGGTGGGCAGCGCGCCGACGACCTCCGCGACGATCGCGTCGGTTCGTGCCCGATTGCGCACCCGTCCGCGGTTGGTGGCGAACTCGGGGTCGTCGGCCAGGTCGGGACGGCCGAGCAGGCCGGCGGCCAGGCGGGCCCATTCCCGGTCGTTCTGTACCCCGATGAGCACGCTGTCGCCGTCGGCGGTGGTGAACGCCTCGTAGGGGGCGATCGACGCATGACCGACGCCGGCCCTGGCCGGCGCGCGGCCCGTGTGCTCGGCGAACTGGACGGCATAGCCGTTCCATTCCGTGATCGCGTCCAGCATGGTGAGCGCGAGCGCCGCGCCCTCGCCGGTCCGTTCCCTGCGCAGCAGGGCCACGAGGATCGCCTGGGCGGCGTAGGTCCCGGCGGCGACGTCGGCGGCGGCGAAGCCCGCCTTCGCCATGTGCTCCGGCGTGCCGGTCACCGAGACCAGGCCTGACTCGGCCTGGATCAGCATGTCGTAGGCCCGCCGCCCGGCGTATGGGCCGGTAGGGCCGTAGCCGGAGAGGTCGACGGCGACCAGCCGCGGGTAGCGGGCGGTGAGGGTGGCGGCGTCGAGGCCGAGCCGGGCGGCGGCCCCGGGCGAGAGGTTCTGCGCGACGACGTCGGCGCCCGCGACCAGCCGCTCCAGCGCCGCCAGGCCGGAGGGGACCTTGACGTCGACGGCGAAGGACTCCTTCGACCGGTTCAGCCAGGAGAAGTGCGCGGACATCTCCCCGCGCACCGCGTCGTCGTAGGCACGGGCGAAGTCACCCGAACCCAGCCGTTCGATCTTGATGACTCGGGCACCGTACTCGGCCAGGTGACGGGTCGCGAACGGCAGCGCGACCGCGTGTTCCAGGCTGACGACGGTCATTCCCTGCAGCGGCAGCACGTCGGCAACCTTATGGCGCCGTCTGGCCCCGCGTCGGCCATTCGCATCCGGTGCGACCCATGTGACCTGCGCGGCCGCGGCCGTGCCCCGCTCACGATCTCCCACCGCGGTGGCGGCGGAGGTTGGTGAATGCGCGCGGGCAGGCGGACACTAGGGAGAAGCTGGGCAGGATGGGGGCGCCGAGCGGGGCTCGCTGTCCAGCGGGCGGACCGAACCGGACGATCCTGGGAGTAGACGTGCGGATGAGGCTGCGCCGCCAGCAGCCGGCGCTCATCACCTCGGCCGCCGACCCGCGCCACGTGGACATCGGCCGCCGGCAGAGCCAGTACCTGATGTGGATGGCTTTCCGCGTGCTCTGCTTCGTGCTCGCGGTTGTCCTCTTCCACGGATGGATCCGGTTCCTGGCCATCGTTGCCGCGCTGATCATCCCGTGGGTGGCGGTCGTGGTCGCCAACGGCGGGCCGGCGCCGGCGCGGGGCCGCCCGGTCGGATTCGAGGCGGCCAGCCGTTCGGTCGACGGTGCGCCAGCGGCCCTCGAGTCCGCCGCCCACCCCGTCGTCGAGGGCGACCTCCAGGACGGCGGGAACCACCGCGGACCGGACGACGCGAGCGCGCGTCCTGGCTCAGCTCCCACGGGCCCACGCTCCGGGCCGGGGCCGTCCGCCGAGCCGGAACGCGAGGCCGGCTCGGGGCCGTTCCCCGCGCCCGGGCCGAAACCCGCCTGGTCGGTGCCGCCCGCGTCGAACCAGCCCACCGGCGACTCCCCGTACGGTGCCCCGGCGGCTCCGCCGCCCCGGCCGGCCACACCGGTGGATGTCGGCTTCTTCGGCCCGCGCCGCCCACCGCGACGCTGACCGGCCAGCCGAACGACCAGCCAGCCGAACGACCAGCCATCCGACGAACATGCGCGGCCCACTGGACGATCACTACTTATCTGTGGGGCAACGTTCATGTCGTAGCCGGCTAGTGGTATACGTCTGCGTTCCCTGCCCTGTCACCGTGGCCCTGTGCGCGTTGCGGTGGTCACCGAGTCCTTCCTGCCCCACGTGGACGGGGTCACGAACACGGTCTGCCGCGTGTTGGAGCACCTGGAGGCCGAGGGGCACCAGGCGCTCGTCGTGGCGCCGTCCCCCGGGGCCCGGGCCGCTGGCAAGGCGCCCCGGGTCTACGCGGGCGCCCCGGTGCTGCGGACGCCGTCCGCGCCGCTCCCGGGCTACCCGCAGTTCCGGTTCGCGACCCCGTGGCCGAGCCTCACCCCGGCGCTGCGCCGGTTCGCCCCCGACGTCGTCCACCTGGCGGCCCCCGCCGGACTCGGCGCGCAGGCGGCCTTCGCGGCCCACCGGCTCGGGGTGCCCAGCGTCGCCGTGTACCAGACCGACCTCGCCGGCTTCGCCCGCCGTTACGGCCTCGCGTCCCTGGACCGCTCGATCTGGCGGTGGCTCGCGGCCGTGCACCGGCTCGCCGCCCGCACCCTGGCGCCGTCCTGGGACGCGGTCGACGCGCTGGTCGGCGCCGGCGTCCAGCGTGTCGCCCGCTGGCGCCGGGGAGTCGACCTGGACCGGTTCAACCCGGACCACCGCGACGACGACCTGCGCGCCAGGCTCGCGCCCGACGGCGAGGTCCTCGTCGGCTACGTCGGCCGGCTCGCCAGGGAGAAGGGCGTCGAGCTGCTCGGCGCCGTGAGCGGCCTGCCGGGCACCCGGCTGGTGGTCGTCGGCGACGGACCGGAGCGGGCGCGCCTGGAGCGGCTGCTGCCCGGCGCGGCGTTCCTGGGCTTCCAGTCCGGCCAGGGGCTGTCGTCGGCGCTCGCGAGCCTGGACGTGTTCGTGCACACCGGCCAGTACGAGACGTTCTGCCAGGCGGCGCAGGAGGCGAAGGCCAGCGGCGTGCCGGTGGTCGGGCCCGCGGCCGGCGGGCTGCTCGACGTGGTCGAGCACGGCAGGACGGGGCTGCACTACCGGCCGGGTGACTCCGCGGCGCTGCGCGCCCAGGTCGCCACGCTCGTGATCGACGGTCCCGGCCGGGCCGCGATGGGCAACGAGGCTCGCGCCTCGGTGGCCGACTGCGGCTGGCGGGCGATCGGGGACGAACTGCTCGGCCACTACCGCGACGTGCTCGGCGCCAACATCAGCGCGAACCGGGACGGAGACGC
Above is a window of Pseudofrankia saprophytica DNA encoding:
- the pucL gene encoding factor-independent urate hydroxylase, whose protein sequence is MAIVLGPNQFGKAEVRLVHVDRSTPVHQITDLNVSSALRGDFADAHLTGDNAHILTTDAQKNTVYAFARDGVGEIEEFALRLGRHFTGSFDWVTGARVEIEQYGWERIQVGGAGHDHAFSRAGSERRMTVVTVDGDDARVVSGLAGLVVLKSTGSEFWGFARDRYTTLPETDDRILATEVTARWRLVGVEHDYGKLFASIRTILLETFASVHSLALQQTLYKMGEEVLTAHPEVAEIRMSMPNKHHFLVDLAPYGLDNPNTVFYAADRPYGKIEGTVLRDDAPDAGPAWESTPGFC
- a CDS encoding SAM hydrolase/SAM-dependent halogenase family protein, producing the protein MGPVPHVSFLTDYGLADGFVAACHGVLLRRGVSALDITHLIDPGDVRRGAAVLAQTVRYLPVNVHLAVVDPGVGTSRRGVVLVTPGGMLVGPDNGLLAPAAAVLGGVTAAVALAARPGVPATFHGRDVFAPAAAELATGTPPAALGQPVSPAEIVRLPPVLARVSEPETRADRAEAKLEAEVVLVDRFGNVQLAATGDLLAHVGLVPGQRAEVRGLATQNAPLVLPVGVTFGSVEPGELVLYVDSAGMAAFAVRDGDAASRLGLAPGDVVTLFPRRARPDRGGWSTE
- a CDS encoding CaiB/BaiF CoA transferase family protein, yielding MLPLQGMTVVSLEHAVALPFATRHLAEYGARVIKIERLGSGDFARAYDDAVRGEMSAHFSWLNRSKESFAVDVKVPSGLAALERLVAGADVVAQNLSPGAAARLGLDAATLTARYPRLVAVDLSGYGPTGPYAGRRAYDMLIQAESGLVSVTGTPEHMAKAGFAAADVAAGTYAAQAILVALLRRERTGEGAALALTMLDAITEWNGYAVQFAEHTGRAPARAGVGHASIAPYEAFTTADGDSVLIGVQNDREWARLAAGLLGRPDLADDPEFATNRGRVRNRARTDAIVAEVVGALPTAAVTAGLDAAGIAYGRVNEMADVLAHPQLAARDRWVDIDSPVGLVRQLRPVVEFPGAPPRLEPIPALGEHTEKILAELGYTPDQLADLRADGAI
- a CDS encoding DUF3099 domain-containing protein — its product is MRLRRQQPALITSAADPRHVDIGRRQSQYLMWMAFRVLCFVLAVVLFHGWIRFLAIVAALIIPWVAVVVANGGPAPARGRPVGFEAASRSVDGAPAALESAAHPVVEGDLQDGGNHRGPDDASARPGSAPTGPRSGPGPSAEPEREAGSGPFPAPGPKPAWSVPPASNQPTGDSPYGAPAAPPPRPATPVDVGFFGPRRPPRR
- a CDS encoding glycosyltransferase family 4 protein; translated protein: MRVAVVTESFLPHVDGVTNTVCRVLEHLEAEGHQALVVAPSPGARAAGKAPRVYAGAPVLRTPSAPLPGYPQFRFATPWPSLTPALRRFAPDVVHLAAPAGLGAQAAFAAHRLGVPSVAVYQTDLAGFARRYGLASLDRSIWRWLAAVHRLAARTLAPSWDAVDALVGAGVQRVARWRRGVDLDRFNPDHRDDDLRARLAPDGEVLVGYVGRLAREKGVELLGAVSGLPGTRLVVVGDGPERARLERLLPGAAFLGFQSGQGLSSALASLDVFVHTGQYETFCQAAQEAKASGVPVVGPAAGGLLDVVEHGRTGLHYRPGDSAALRAQVATLVIDGPGRAAMGNEARASVADCGWRAIGDELLGHYRDVLGANISANRDGDAWR